CTCGCCGCATTCTGCAGCGCCACCCGGGTCACCTTGGTCGGGTCAATGATACCCATCTCAAACATATCGCCGTACTCAAGCGTCTCGCAGTTGAACCCGAAGTTCGCCTTCTCCTCCTTGACCCGGTTGAACACGATGGAACCGTCAACCCCGGCGTTCTCCGCCAGTTGCCGGATTGGCTCCTCAAGCGCCCGCTTGACAATGTTCGCGCCAATCAACTCGTCGCCTTCCAGTTTCAGTTTCTCGACCGCCGGAATGCAGCGCACCAGCGCGACACCGCCGCCCGGCACCACGCCCTCTTCCACCGCGGCGCGGGTCGCATGCAGCGCATCCTCAACCAGCGCCTTCTTTGCCTTCATCTCGACCTCAGTTGCCGCACCAACATTGATCACCGCAACACCACCCGCAAGTTTCGCCAGCCGCTCCTGCAACTTCTCCCGGTCGTAATCCGACTTTGTCTCCTCAATCTGCTTGCGAATCTGCTCAATGCGCGCCTGGATGTCCGCCTTCTTGCCCGCACCCTCAACAATCGTCGTATTCTCCTTGTCAATCACCACACGCTTGGCAATGCCGAGGTCCGAAATCTGGATGTTCTCCAGTTTGATACCCAGGTCCTCGGAAATCAGGCGACCGCCGGTCAGGACCGCAATATCCTCAAGCATCGCCCGGCGCCGGTCACCATAGCCCGGTGCCTTCACCGCGCAGCAGCGCAGCGTGCCCTTGATGTGGTTCACCACCAGACCGGCAAGCGCCTCGCCCTCAACCTCTTCGGCAATCACGAGGATGGGCTTGCCCCGCTGCGCCACCTTCTCGAGAATCGGCAAAAGGTCGCGCATCGAAGAAATCTTCTTCTCGTACAAAAGGACAAACGCATCCTCAAGAATCGCCTCCATCTTCTGATTCTGGGGCGAGGTTGTTCCGGGCTCTAAGGCAAAGTAAGGCGACAGGTAGCCGCGGTCAAACTGCATACCCTCAACCACCTCAAGCGTCGTCTCCACCGACTTCGCCTCTTCCACGGTAATCACGCCCTCTTTGCCCACCTTCTCCATCGCATCGGCAATCAACTTCCCGATTTCCTTATCGTTGTTTGCCGAAATCGTCGCCACCCGCTCAATCTCCTCGCGGCCCGTCGCCTTCTTGGAAATCCGCTTCAGTTCCGCAACCGCCGCCTCAACCGCCTTGTCAATACCCCGCTTCAACGCCATCGAGTTCGCACCCGCAGTCACATTCTTCAAACCCTCGCGGTAGATTGCCTCAGCCAGAACCGTTGCCGTGGTCGTGCCATCACCCGCCACATCCGAGGTCTTGGACGCCACCTCTTTAATCATCTGCGCGCCCATATTCTCAAACTTGTCTTCCAGTTCAATCTCCTTGGCAACCGTCACACCGTCCTTGGTCACGGTCGGCGCGCCCCACTTCTTCTCAATCAAAACATTGTGACCCCGCGGACCAAGGGTAACCTTGACCGCATGAGCCAGTTTCTCGGCACCGCGCAAAATTGCGCGTCTTGCATCTTCTTCAAACCGTAAATCTTTCGCTGCCATTTTTCATACCTCCGGGTTAT
This genomic window from candidate division WOR-3 bacterium contains:
- the groL gene encoding chaperonin GroEL (60 kDa chaperone family; promotes refolding of misfolded polypeptides especially under stressful conditions; forms two stacked rings of heptamers to form a barrel-shaped 14mer; ends can be capped by GroES; misfolded proteins enter the barrel where they are refolded when GroES binds) produces the protein MAAKDLRFEEDARRAILRGAEKLAHAVKVTLGPRGHNVLIEKKWGAPTVTKDGVTVAKEIELEDKFENMGAQMIKEVASKTSDVAGDGTTTATVLAEAIYREGLKNVTAGANSMALKRGIDKAVEAAVAELKRISKKATGREEIERVATISANNDKEIGKLIADAMEKVGKEGVITVEEAKSVETTLEVVEGMQFDRGYLSPYFALEPGTTSPQNQKMEAILEDAFVLLYEKKISSMRDLLPILEKVAQRGKPILVIAEEVEGEALAGLVVNHIKGTLRCCAVKAPGYGDRRRAMLEDIAVLTGGRLISEDLGIKLENIQISDLGIAKRVVIDKENTTIVEGAGKKADIQARIEQIRKQIEETKSDYDREKLQERLAKLAGGVAVINVGAATEVEMKAKKALVEDALHATRAAVEEGVVPGGGVALVRCIPAVEKLKLEGDELIGANIVKRALEEPIRQLAENAGVDGSIVFNRVKEEKANFGFNCETLEYGDMFEMGIIDPTKVTRVALQNAASVAGLMITTECAIAELPEKEKTPPMPGGGYGGEY